A genomic window from Glycine soja cultivar W05 chromosome 10, ASM419377v2, whole genome shotgun sequence includes:
- the LOC114372317 gene encoding fructose-bisphosphate aldolase 3, chloroplastic-like, translating into MAMAASAKLNTLSSSQWIAHNSFSPRRGSSSRRVSLPIRASSYQHELVQTAKSIASPGRGILAIDESNATCGKRLASIGLDNTEVNRQAYRQLLLTTPGLGEYISGAILFEETLYQSTTDGKQFVDCLRDQNIVPGIKVDKGLVPLPGSNNESWCQGLDGLASRSAEYYKQGARFAKWRTVVSIPCGPSALAVKEAAWGLARYAAISQDNGLVPIVEPEILLDGDHPIERTLEVAEKVWSEVFFYLAENNVLFEGILLKPSMVTPGAEHKEKASPETIAKYTLTMLRRRVPPAVPGIMFLSGGQSEVEATLNLNAMNQSPNPWHVSFSYARALQNTVLKTWQGHPENVEAAQKSLLVRAKANSLAQLGRYSAEGESEEAKKGMFVKGYTY; encoded by the exons ATGGCCATGGCAGCGTCTGCAAAGCTCAACACCTTGTCTTCTTCCCAGTGGATCGCCCACAATTCCTTCTCTCCTCGCCGTGGATCCTCTTCTCGCCGAGTCTCTCTTCCGATCCGCGCATCTTCTTACCAACACGAACTCGTCCAAACCGCC AAATCCATTGCATCACCCGGCCGTGGAATTCTTGCAATTGATGAATCAAATGCCACATGTGGGAAACGATTAGCATCCATTGGATTGGACAATACCGAGGTGAATCGCCAGGCCTATAGGCAGCTGCTGCTCACCACACCTGGCCTTGGTGAATACATCTCTGGTGCAATTCTTTTTGAAGAAACCCTTTACCAGTCAACAACAGATGGAAAGCAATTTGTTGATTGCCTCCGCGATCAGAACATTGTGCCTGGCATCAAAGTTGACAAG GGTCTGGTCCCTCTGCCAGGGTCAAACAATGAATCTTGGTGCCAAGGGTTAGATGGATTGGCTTCTAGGTCTGCCGAATACTACAAGCAAGGTGCTCGATTTGCCAAGTG GAGGACCGTTGTTAGCATTCCATGTGGTCCTTCTGCATTAGCTGTCAAGGAAGCAGCATGGGGACTTGCACGTTATGCTGCTATCTCTCAG GACAATGGTCTTGTGCCAATCGTCGAGCCTGAAATTCTTCTTGATGGAGACCACCCAATTGAGAGGACGCTGGAAGTGGCTGAGAAGGTCTGGTCAGAAGTCTTTTTCTATTTGGCTGAAAACAATGTCCTTTTTGAGGGAATTTTGCTCAAACCTAGCATGGTTACACCTGGGGCTGAACACAAGGAAAAGGCTTCTCCAGAAACCATTGCCAAATATACTCTAACCATGCTTAGAAGAAGAGTTCCTCCTGCTGTCCCTGGAATCATG TTTTTGTCTGGTGGACAATCTGAAGTGGAAGCAACACTAAATCTTAATGCAATGAACCAAAGTCCCAACCCATGGCATGTTTCTTTCTCATATGCACGGGCTCTTCAGAACACCGTGCTAAAGACATGGCAAGGACACCCTGAGAATGTGGAAGCTGCTCAAAAGTCCCTTTTGGTGCGTGCTAAAGCAAACTCCTTGGCTCAACTTGGAAGATACTCTGCTGAGGGTGAGAGTGAAGAGGCCAAGAAGGGAATGTTTGTCAAGGGCTATACCTACTAA
- the LOC114370051 gene encoding uncharacterized PKHD-type hydroxylase At1g22950-like: protein MSQNQNGKWVRIAPEQQLRGSSNGHVEVGGSNRLCINPQKDHKSESYEDLQLEFNPLVFSSLEQYLPPHMLSLSREVKVHYMRNILLRYLPETERIRIQKHKEYRHRIMLNYPPLYKQIYSMDAEKFFTPSFLRAVKENTEASFRSIMAEPRKGLYTFEMLQPQFCEMLMSEVDNFERWVHDTKFRIMRPNIMNQYGAVLDDFGMESMLDRLMSDFISPISRVFYTEIGGTSLDSHHGFVVEYGINRDVELGFHVDDAEVTLNICLGNEFSGGELFFRGVRCDEHVNSDIQPGEIFDYPHVPGHAILHPGRHRHGARPTTSGNRMNLIIWCRSSAFRELKKYRKDFSSWCGECKRKKKEKERILVLATQQELMNRGMQSAS, encoded by the exons atGTCTCAGAACCAGAATGGCAAGTGGGTGCGAATTGCCCCAGAACAACAACTTCGAGGCTCCTCCAATGGACACGTGGAAGTGGGAGGTTCCAATAGGCTCTGCATAAACCCTCAGAAAGATCACAAGTCCGAAAGCTATGAGGACCTTCAATTGGAGTTCAACCCTCTTGTGTTCAGCTCTCTGGAGCAGTATTTGCCTCCTCACATGTTGAGCCTCTCACGTGAGGTTAAGGTTCACTACATGAGGAACATTCTGCTTCGCTATTTGCCCGAGACTGAGCGCATTCGG ATTCAAAAACACAAGGAATACAGGCACAGGATCATGCTAAATTATCCT CCGCTGTATAAGCAGATATATAGTATGGATGCTGAGAAATTTTTCACACCATCATTTCTCAGAGCAGTTAAAGAAAATACAGAAGCAAGTTTTAGAAGTATAATGGCTGAACCTCGTAAAGGACTTTATACATTTGAAATGCTTCAACCACAATTTTGTGAAATGCTGATGTCTGAG GTGGATAATTTTGAAAGATGGGTCCATGACACCAAGTTCAGAATCATGcgaccaaatataatgaatcAATATGGTGCCGTTCTTGATGATTTTGGCATGGAATCCATGCTCGACAGATTGATGAGTGATTTCATAAGTCCTATATCTCgag ttttctacACTGAAATTGGTGGAACCTCGCTGGACTCCCATCATGGGTTTGTTGTTGAATATGGAATCAATCGGGATGTGGAACTTG GCTTCCATGTGGATGACGCAGAAGTCACCTTAAATATTTGCTTGGGAAACGAATTTTCTGGTGGAGAACTGTTCTTCCGGGGTGTTCGATGTGATGAACATGTAAATTCAGATATCCAACCAGGG GAGATCTTTGATTATCCCCACGTTCCAGGACATGCAATTCTTCATCCTGGTCGTCACCGGCATGGCGCTAGACCTACTACATCTGGGAATCGGATGAATTTAATTATCTGGTGTAGAAG TTCGGCTTTTAGAGAGTTGAAGAAATATCGGAAAGATTTTTCTAGTTGGTGTGGAGAATGCAAACgcaagaagaaggagaaagaacgCATATTAGTTCTGGCCACCCAACAG GAATTAATGAACAGGGGAATGCAATCGGCCTCGTGA